In Acidobacteriota bacterium, a single window of DNA contains:
- a CDS encoding ABC transporter ATP-binding protein has protein sequence MTEATTPPPLVQLRGLTKIFREGGRERRLLDSVDGVIGEGELVVLLGKSGSGKSTLLNLLGGIDLPSAGEVLVQGVSLGALDEEERTRFRRDHVGFVFQFFNLIPTLTVEENLLLPLELKGRTAPSDRDAALELLAEVGLGDRAESFPDRLSGGEQQRVAVARALAHDPLLVLADEPTGNLDHETGQEVLNLLDRLTRRAGKTMVMVTHSREAVGVADRVLTIADGALVERSVEVSSGTPPDPQED, from the coding sequence ATGACCGAAGCCACGACTCCTCCACCGCTGGTCCAGCTCCGCGGCCTGACCAAGATCTTCCGCGAAGGCGGCCGCGAGCGCCGACTCTTGGACTCCGTCGACGGCGTCATCGGCGAGGGAGAGTTGGTGGTGCTTCTGGGCAAGAGCGGGTCGGGTAAGTCCACCCTGCTCAATCTCCTCGGGGGCATCGACCTTCCCAGCGCCGGCGAGGTCTTGGTGCAGGGCGTTTCCCTGGGCGCCCTGGACGAAGAGGAGCGAACCCGCTTCCGCCGCGACCATGTCGGCTTCGTCTTCCAGTTTTTCAACCTCATTCCGACGCTGACGGTGGAGGAGAATCTCCTCCTGCCGCTGGAGCTCAAGGGCAGAACCGCGCCGTCGGACCGCGACGCCGCCCTCGAGCTTCTGGCGGAGGTGGGACTGGGGGATCGCGCCGAGAGCTTTCCCGACCGCCTCTCCGGCGGCGAGCAGCAGCGTGTGGCGGTGGCCCGGGCCCTGGCCCACGACCCGCTCCTGGTCCTCGCCGACGAGCCCACCGGCAACCTCGATCACGAAACCGGCCAGGAAGTCCTGAATCTCCTCGACCGTCTCACCCGCCGCGCCGGCAAGACCATGGTGATGGTGACCCATAGCCGAGAGGCGGTGGGAGTGGCGGATCGGGTGCTGACCATCGCCGACGGTGCCCTGGTGGAACGTTCCGTCGAGGTCAGCTCCGGGACTCCCCCCGACCCACAGGAAGACTGA